In Burkholderia pseudomultivorans, the DNA window ATCGGCGTGCGGTTCGCCGCGCATGAAGGCAACGGCTACATTGCGCCGCAGTGCGCGACGACTTCGTCGACCGCGCGCTGCACGTCGCCGCGCCGGTAGCGCAGCAGCGCGAGTTCGGCCGGATCGGGCTCGTACGACACCACGTTGCCGCGCCCCGTATAGATCGCGATGTCGGGCAGCAGCGGGTGCTCCCGGTCGAGCGACGGCACCGGCTGCGGATTGCCGGCCGCGCGGAAGAACGCCGCGAAATAGTCGGCAAAGCTGAGATTCTCGTCGCCGACCAGATAGGCGTGGCCCGCTTCGCCGCGCTGCAATGCGCCCCAGATCGCTTCGGACAACGATCGGGTCGAGATGAAGTTGCTGCCGCCGGCCGGGCCGTATACGGGCAGGCCCGCGAGCTTGCCCTGCGCATAGCCGGTGTACGCGGCGAACATCTCGTTGCGCAGGCCGGGCACCGATCCGACGACGAACGGCGCGTTCACGCTGCATACCGCGAACGTCGGCGTCGCGAGCGCGCGCACGCGCTGGTCCGCGAGATGGCGCGAACGCACGTACGGCACCGTGTCGACGAGCGCCGGCGCGACCTGCGGATAGAAGCTGCCGACCAGCACCGCGCGCCCGACGCCCGCGTCGCGCGCGAGCGCAAAGAAGCGCGGCACCGCATCGACGTTCGCGCGTTCCCAGTGAGCTGCTTCGTCGGTGCCGGGCGGCAGGTGGCGGATGTCGTTGCCGGCCGCGAACACGATCGCGTCGAACGGTGCGAGATCGTCGCGCGTGAAGTCGCCGGCCACGTAGTCGCGCAGCAGCACGTCGAACTGCGCGAGTGCGCTGCCGGCCGCGGGCGGCTTGCGCGCGGCGAGCGTCACGTGGTTGCCCTGCGCGTGCAGGTGCAGCGCGGCGTGGCCGCCGATCAGGCCGGTGCCGCCGATGATCAGGATCTTCATGAAGTCTCCGTTGGGCGCGCGGACGCGCCGCCTTCCGTGGTCAGAAATCGAAGCCGTTGCCCGTGACGACGGGCAGGTTCGTCCAGAAGCCGTTCGGGTCGCGATACCAGCCGGCCGCCGCGAGCGCGCCGCCGTCGACGTGCAGCGTCGTGCCGGTGATCCAGGCGGCGAGCGGGCTGGCGAGGAACAGCGCGGCGCCTGCGATGTCGCCGGCCGCGCCGAAGCGTCCGAGCGGAATCCAGCGCGGGATGTGGTCGCGGTGCTCGGCCGCGACCATCGCGCCGACCGGCACCTGCGGCGTCTCGGTGGTCTCGGGCGCGATCTGGTTCACGCGGATGCCGGCCGGCCCGAGTTCGAGCGCCAGGCTTTTCGTGAAGCCCGTCAGCGCGGCCTTGAACGACGCGTAGATGGTGCAGTTCGGAATCGCGCGAAAGCCCTCGATCGACGACACGCCGACGATGCTGCTGCCCGCGCCGCGTTTGCGCAGCAGCGGCAGCATCGCGCGCGTGACGATGAATGCCTGTCGCAGGTTCACGTCGAACAGTCGCGCGATATCGTCGTCGGTACAGTCGTCGAACGGCTTCGCGATCTGCAGGAAGTCGCCGACGTTGTTGACGAGCACGTCGAGGCCGCCGAAGCGCGCATCGATCGCGCGCGCGAATGCGTCGACCTGGTCGCGGCGCGTGACGTCGACGGTCTGCACCAGCGATTCGACGCCTGCCGCTTCGAGCGCGTGCCGGACGTCCTGCGCGCGGGCGGCGTCGATCTCGGCCACCGCGACGCGCGCGCCGGCCGCGCCGAACGCTTCCGCGCACGCACGGCCGATGCCCGCGCCGCCGCCGGTGATCAGCACGGTCCTGCCGGTGTATGAAATCATCGATACGCTCCTTCGAACGGGTAAACGTCAAGCGCCGCGGCGACGAGCCGGCGCGCGCTCATGCGGCGTCCGGCGCGCGGCCGGCTTTCACCGCGTCGAGCGCGGCCGTGCCGTAGAGCTGCGCGATCGTGTCGTCGACGCGCGGGTTCGTGCGCAGTTCGTGCCCGCCGTCGACCGCGAAGCTCTGGCCGGTGACCCAGCCCGACTCGGGGCCCGCGAGATAGCGCACCGCGTGCGCGATCGCTTCGGGTTCGCCGAGCGTGCCGAGCGGGATCTGTTCGAGAAACGCGTCGACGAGCGCGCGGTTGTCGAACATCGGCGCGGTCGCTTCCGAGCGCGTGAGGCCCGGACGCACCGCGTTCACGCGGATCCGCGCGCCGGCCAGTTCCTCGGCCGCGCCGCGCACGAGCGCTTCGAGCGCGGCTTTCGCGGCGCAGTACGCGCTGAGCCAGCGGAAGTTGATCCGCGCGGCCGTCGACGAGATGCAGACGATCGCGCCGCCGCCGCTGTCGGCGAGCCGCGGTGCGGCATGACGGATCGCGACGAACGCACTGTGCAGGTTCAGGTCGATTTCGGCGCGAAAGCTGTCGGCGTCGTGCATCAGCAGCGGCCTGAAGCCGGCGCCGCCGACCGTCGGCACGGCGATGTCGAGCCGGCCGTTCAGCGCCCATGCGGCGTCGAGCGCGCGCTGCAGATCGTCCGCGTCGCAGGCGTCGCCCGCATGGATCGCGACGCGGCCGCCCGGCACCGCGTCGGTCAGCTGCCGCTGTGCGCGTTCGAGCGCGTCGCGGCGGCGGCCGGTCAGCACGACGGCTGCGCCGTCCGCGAGCAGCGCGTGCGCACAGGCCGCGCCGATGCCGCCGGCGCCGCCCGTCACGAGCGCGGTCCGGCCGTCGAGGGGAAGCGAAGCGCGCATCGTTCAGCCCTCCAGCGGCAGGTCTTGCGACCAGTCGACATGCAGCGTGCGCGCGGCGAAACGCCACGTGCCGCCGTCGAACACGCAGCGGTCGCGGTAGCGCAGCCCCCAGTCGAGCTTGCGCCTCACGCCGTCGCGCACGTAGACGTGGCACGCGACGCCGTAGGTCTCGACCTCGGCCGCGCCGCCGTCGAGCGTGACGAGCTGGTTGTGCACGTGATGCTGGGTGGTCTCGTAGCGCGCGATCGCGTTCATGCCGGCGACGATCGCGTCGCGATCGTCGAACCGGAAGCCGGGCCCGGCGAGCTGCGCATCGGGCGTAAACAGCGTCGCGAGACGCGGCCAGTCGCGACGATCGACGGCCTGCGCATAGCGGCACGCGAGTTCGTACAGCGCGTCGCGAGGAGGTGAATCGGTCATGCCGTACTCCCGTGAAAGAACGGAAAAAACGGAAAAGATCGGACGGATGCACCGCGAATGCGGGATGCCGACGCGCAGGTTCGCATCGGCCCGCACGCGGCTCATCATCCATACGGAGCAGGTTGCCGGTCGGGGAAAACACCGGGGAAGCGCCACCGCGCGACGGGATGGTGCAATGCTGCAGCCTGCATGCCGCCCGCGTTCGACGCTCGCCGCGACCGACGGAACAGGGCGCGGCAGCGCCGCGCGATTCGATCGGACGAATCGGCGTGGGCTCGGCATGCTGCGACGCGCCACGACGCCGTGCAGGCACTCAGCGTTTGTCCTTAGTCGAAACGGACGATGGCCCGCGGGAAGCGGATCGCTAATGTGCAGTCATCCGGCGCTGCAGCGACATGCCGGACCCGCACCGCACGCGCGGCCAATCGGAGGGGACGACGATCATGAGACTCACGAATCGCAAGCTGGGCGTATTCGCGGCGGCCACGCTCGCCGCCATGGCGTTGGCGCGTTACGGAGCCGACCAGGTGCCGTCGCCGCCGTATGCGGCCGGCATCCTGCAATGCCGGTCGGTCGACCAGAACGGCCTGCCGAGCGGTTGCGTGCCGATCGATCCGTCGCACTTCGGTTTCGCCGCGTTGCGCGGCATGTAACGCAGGGACGCGGCCGCACCTCGCCGGACGATGGCGGGAGCGCGTGCGGCTCGCACGGCTCACGGCCACGCGCGCATCGCGACACGTGGCCGTCGCTGCGACGGCCGCACGTCCGCATCACCGGCTCGCGCATGCACGAGCCGCTTTCACGGCGTCGCGCGCTGCGCCGACGCCTCGTCATCCACGCGTCGCCCGACGTATCCCGGCGGCGCGGCTCGTCGATTTCCTTCACGCCGACTCATTTTCATGTCATCCGAATACTCCCTGACTCGCCCCCTGAACGCCCGCGACGTGCGTCGCTGGGATGCCGAACACGACGTCGTGATCGTCGGCTTCGGCGCGGCCGGTGCGTGCGCGGCGATCGAAGCCGCCGGCGCCGGCGCCGACACGCTGATCGTCGAGCGCGCCTCGAGCCACGGCGGCACGAGCGCGCTGTCGGGCGGCGAGATCTACCTCGGCGGCAGCGGCGGCACGCCCGCGCAGCGGCAGGCCGGCTTTCGCGACGAAACCGCGGATTTGTACCGCTACCTGATGCTGGCGGGCGGCCCCGACGTCGACGAAGCGAAGGTGCGGCTCTATGCGGACCAGAGCCTCGCGCATCACGACTGGCTCGTCGCGCAGGGGCTCACGTACAAGAACACCTTCATCGCCGAGCGGATCGTCGAGCCCGAAACCGACGACTGCCTGATCTGGTCCGGCAGCGAGGAGGCCTGGCCGTTCAGCGAGGCCGCCAAGCCGTGTCCGCGCGGCCACACGCCGCAATGGCCGGGCTGGGGCGGCGGGCAGATGCTGATGCGCGTGCTGGCCGAGCGCGTGCAGGCGCTCGGCGTCGCGACGCGCTACGACACGCGTGCGCTCGCGCTGATCGTCGACGACGGTGGCGCGGTGTGCGGTGTCGTGCTGCGCGCGTATGGCGAGACGGCCTGCGTACGCGCGCGGCGCGCGGTGATCCTGTGCGCCGGCGGCTTCGCGATGAATCGCGACATGGTGCGGCAGCATGCGCCGCAATTCCTGCGCTCGGACGAACCGATCGGCAGCCCCGGCGACGACGGTTCCGGCATCCTGCTCGGCCAGAGTGCGGGCGGCGCCGCGATCCACATGGACCAGGGCTTCGTGAGCCTGCCGTTCTATGCGCCCGAGTCGCTGATCCGCGGCATTTTCGTGAACGCGCGCGGACAGCGCTTCATCAACGAGGACGGCTACCACGGCCGGACCGGCCATTACGCGTTCCACCAGGCCGGCGACCGCATCTACCTGCTCGTCGATCAGGCGACGTACCAGGCGCCGCCGGCCATCGCGCGGATCGGAATCGCGGCTGCGGGCGAGACGTGGGACGAAGTCGAGCGCGACCTGCAGATGCCGGCCGGCACGCTGACGGCGACCGTGGAAGTCTACAACCGGCATGCGGCCGAAGGCGTCGATCCGCTGTTCCACAAGGCGGGGAAGTGGCTGAAGCCGCTGATCGAGCCGCCGTTCGTCGCGCTCGACTGCCGGATCGACTATGCGTTCTATCCGCATTTCACGCTCGGCGGGCTCGATACGCTGCCGACCGGGCAGGTCGTCGACGCGACGCGTGCGCCGGTGCCGGGCCTCTACGCTGCCGGCCGCACCGCGTGCGGGCTGCCGCGCTGGGGCGCCGGCTACAGTTCGGGACTGTCGCTGGCCGATGCGACCTTCTTCGGCCGGCAGGCCGGCCGTCACGCCGCGCAGGCGGCGCGCGACGCGTTGCGCAGCGCCGCGTAGCCGCGCTTCAACGCGCTTCACCGCGCGTCACGATTGGCGACGACGCCCCGGGCCGCGCGGGGCGCCCGGGGCGCGGTCGTTTCGGCGCGGCGCGCGTGGGGCGGGCGTCAGCCCAGATCCAGCGCGTTCGTCAGGTCGCCCGGCGGCGTCGCCCCGCGCGACGCGAACGCGCGATCGCGATGGACGACACCGTCGAGCGGCGCGAGCCCGTGCACGCGGCTGATGAAGCGCAGGATCGAGTTCGTGTCGTACAGCGTGTGATCGACGTAGCCCTGCTTCGCGAACGGCGCGATCACGAGTGCCGGAATCCGCGAGCCCGGCCCCCAGCGGTCGCCGACCGGCGGCGCGACATGGTCCCACCAGCCGCCGTTCTCGTCGTGCGTCATCACGATCACCGTGTGCTCCCACTGCGGGCCGCGCCGGATATGGTCGATCACGGTCGCGATGTGGCGGTCGCCCGATTCGATGTCCGCATAGCCCGCATGCATGTTCAGGTTGCCCTGCGGCTTGTAGAACGCGACGGGCGGCAGGCGTCCCGCGTCGATGTCGGCGATGAAGCGGTTGGTCGCCGGATCGTCGCCGAGCCCCGCGTCGCGCAGATGCAGGCGGCGCGCGTCGGTGCCCGGCGCAAAATTCGCGAAATAGTTGAACGGTTGATGGTGGTACTGGAAATCGGGCACGGTGCCGGTGTCGCGATGTTCGAGCGCGTACTGCCACGCGCCGCTGTACCACGCCCAGTCGATGTGCTTTTCCGACAGCCGGTCGCCGATCGTCGCATACGCCTGCGGCGGCAGCACGCGATGGTCGTTCGGGTCCGCGAACGCGGGATTGCCCTGCGCGGGCGGCGGCACGTAGCTCGGCTGGTACGGCGGCGCCATCGTGTTGACGCCGTAGCCGTCCGGCGTGAGCGGGCCGTCGCCCGCGAATTTCGGCGGACCGTCGAGCGCGGATGCCGGCGAATCGGCGGCGAGCTTCAGCCGCGTGCCGGTCGGGTCGTCGCCTTCGACCACCGACAGCAGCTTCGCCGCGTGCGGATGCTTGTGCGCGTCCGGATAGCGCGGCGCCTGCGCGGAGATCAGGAACATGTGGTTGAGCCATGAGCCGCCGAAGGCGGCCATGAAGAAGTTGTCGCACAGCGTGTATTGCCGCGCGAGATTCCACAGTCGCAGCGTGTCGGCCGAATTGCGGTAATGCCCCATCACGAGGCCGCCCGAATCGGCC includes these proteins:
- a CDS encoding NAD-dependent epimerase/dehydratase family protein — encoded protein: MKILIIGGTGLIGGHAALHLHAQGNHVTLAARKPPAAGSALAQFDVLLRDYVAGDFTRDDLAPFDAIVFAAGNDIRHLPPGTDEAAHWERANVDAVPRFFALARDAGVGRAVLVGSFYPQVAPALVDTVPYVRSRHLADQRVRALATPTFAVCSVNAPFVVGSVPGLRNEMFAAYTGYAQGKLAGLPVYGPAGGSNFISTRSLSEAIWGALQRGEAGHAYLVGDENLSFADYFAAFFRAAGNPQPVPSLDREHPLLPDIAIYTGRGNVVSYEPDPAELALLRYRRGDVQRAVDEVVAHCGAM
- a CDS encoding SDR family NAD(P)-dependent oxidoreductase, whose translation is MISYTGRTVLITGGGAGIGRACAEAFGAAGARVAVAEIDAARAQDVRHALEAAGVESLVQTVDVTRRDQVDAFARAIDARFGGLDVLVNNVGDFLQIAKPFDDCTDDDIARLFDVNLRQAFIVTRAMLPLLRKRGAGSSIVGVSSIEGFRAIPNCTIYASFKAALTGFTKSLALELGPAGIRVNQIAPETTETPQVPVGAMVAAEHRDHIPRWIPLGRFGAAGDIAGAALFLASPLAAWITGTTLHVDGGALAAAGWYRDPNGFWTNLPVVTGNGFDF
- a CDS encoding SDR family NAD(P)-dependent oxidoreductase, with product MRASLPLDGRTALVTGGAGGIGAACAHALLADGAAVVLTGRRRDALERAQRQLTDAVPGGRVAIHAGDACDADDLQRALDAAWALNGRLDIAVPTVGGAGFRPLLMHDADSFRAEIDLNLHSAFVAIRHAAPRLADSGGGAIVCISSTAARINFRWLSAYCAAKAALEALVRGAAEELAGARIRVNAVRPGLTRSEATAPMFDNRALVDAFLEQIPLGTLGEPEAIAHAVRYLAGPESGWVTGQSFAVDGGHELRTNPRVDDTIAQLYGTAALDAVKAGRAPDAA
- a CDS encoding nuclear transport factor 2 family protein is translated as MTDSPPRDALYELACRYAQAVDRRDWPRLATLFTPDAQLAGPGFRFDDRDAIVAGMNAIARYETTQHHVHNQLVTLDGGAAEVETYGVACHVYVRDGVRRKLDWGLRYRDRCVFDGGTWRFAARTLHVDWSQDLPLEG
- a CDS encoding FAD-dependent oxidoreductase, with translation MSSEYSLTRPLNARDVRRWDAEHDVVIVGFGAAGACAAIEAAGAGADTLIVERASSHGGTSALSGGEIYLGGSGGTPAQRQAGFRDETADLYRYLMLAGGPDVDEAKVRLYADQSLAHHDWLVAQGLTYKNTFIAERIVEPETDDCLIWSGSEEAWPFSEAAKPCPRGHTPQWPGWGGGQMLMRVLAERVQALGVATRYDTRALALIVDDGGAVCGVVLRAYGETACVRARRAVILCAGGFAMNRDMVRQHAPQFLRSDEPIGSPGDDGSGILLGQSAGGAAIHMDQGFVSLPFYAPESLIRGIFVNARGQRFINEDGYHGRTGHYAFHQAGDRIYLLVDQATYQAPPAIARIGIAAAGETWDEVERDLQMPAGTLTATVEVYNRHAAEGVDPLFHKAGKWLKPLIEPPFVALDCRIDYAFYPHFTLGGLDTLPTGQVVDATRAPVPGLYAAGRTACGLPRWGAGYSSGLSLADATFFGRQAGRHAAQAARDALRSAA
- a CDS encoding acid phosphatase, giving the protein MNDTPDRPDDLPADPDRRRVLGGLAAFGAGIALGGCETGAPRSAAELRVDEALRHHVRNIVVIYAENRSFANLYGDFPGVLHPLSDVRPEQAQQLDRDGKTPLPVLPKIWGGLVPQAQEVDGKRYMIAERDIDKLPNAPFRIADAQGKPLPNGVITRDLWHRFYQNQMQIAAGRNNQFAAWADSGGLVMGHYRNSADTLRLWNLARQYTLCDNFFMAAFGGSWLNHMFLISAQAPRYPDAHKHPHAAKLLSVVEGDDPTGTRLKLAADSPASALDGPPKFAGDGPLTPDGYGVNTMAPPYQPSYVPPPAQGNPAFADPNDHRVLPPQAYATIGDRLSEKHIDWAWYSGAWQYALEHRDTGTVPDFQYHHQPFNYFANFAPGTDARRLHLRDAGLGDDPATNRFIADIDAGRLPPVAFYKPQGNLNMHAGYADIESGDRHIATVIDHIRRGPQWEHTVIVMTHDENGGWWDHVAPPVGDRWGPGSRIPALVIAPFAKQGYVDHTLYDTNSILRFISRVHGLAPLDGVVHRDRAFASRGATPPGDLTNALDLG